The Planktothrix serta PCC 8927 genome contains the following window.
AACCTACGACCAATCGGTTAACAGCCGACCGCTCTACCACTGAGCTACCGAGGAACGTTGTGTCTCTCTTTTAGCCACAGTTACTTATAGTAGCGCCAAACCCTAGAATTTCGCAAGCCTTTTTGAAAAAATTTTTTTGAAGTTTGATTTTAAACGCTGAAAAGCCTTTATGGAGACTATTTTAAGCCCATTCTCAACCGAGCGAGACGGTTTTGAGATTCTGCATCCAAAGAACTGGCTAAGAAACGACTAGAAGATTGCTTCCGGGGTTGATGACGGCGTTGGCGACATCGGGTTGTGGCTTCCACCACTTCGGCTAATTGTTCGGCGGACAGGCACTCAGCCCCATACCCCGTGACCGTCAACTGTTGAGCGCGGTCTGAGGTGGCTACAATTAATCGACGTCGGGACAACCGTAATTGACGTCCCAAAGACGCACAGAGTTTTTCAATATAAGTATCTGCGGTTTGCCCAAAACCGGTATAATGAATCGACACATTGCGGGTAATGGTTTCACTGAAACTGGGAGTATTTTGATAGTGGGCGTCAAACACAATGCGAGCGTCCAACCCTTCAAAGGCACTGTAGTCTACTAAAGTTTCAATCAAGTGCCTACGGGCTTCTTCCATCCCGTCACCATCGCGTTTCTGTCGCAATAGAGGCCATATTCCAATAATGTTATAGCCATCTACAAATAAGACAGCTTTAGCGAGGGAACTACTCATGGTTCGATTTTGAAATAAACTTGTATGGGTTGGACGACAAATCAGAAACCGCCCAGAATCCATTTTTTCTTTACATAATATCACAGAACTATAGAGTTAACGGTTAACTGTTCCTTGTTCCCGGTTAAGCGGATTACTAATTAATGCCAAGTACATTTCAGGATACGATAGGATTATGGCTACTATCGATATCCAGGGAGTCAAACACACTTACGAATTGACGTCGCCCACCTCATCGGGTGACGTGCTCGTTTTTATTCACGGTTGGTTATTGAGTCGTCATTATTGGCAACCCGTCATCGACCTGTTATCCCCCCAATATCAATGTTTATCTTATGATTTACGGGGATTTGGGGATTCTCAAATGTTGGCGGGACATCCATTACGACTCGCGGTTTATACCCCCATTTCCTACGCTGAAGATTTAGCGATTTTATTGGACACCCTAAACCTAAACCATGCTTGGTTAGTGGGTCATTCTCTGGGGGGAACTATTGCCCTTTTAGGTGCGGACAAACTTCCCAAAGAAGTAAAAGGCGTGATTTGTGTTAACGCGGGCGGGGGAATTTACTTAAAAGAGGAATTTGAAAAATTTCGTTCCGTGGGAGAAAAAATTGTTAAGTTTCGCCCGCGATGGCTGTGTTATTTACCCCTATTGGATTTAATCTTTACGCGCGCTCAAGTGGCTTGTCCAATTCAACAACGCTGGGGACGACAACGGTTAATCGATTTTGTCATCGCCCATCCTGAAGCTGCATTAGGAGCATTATTAGATTCCACCACTGAAGCGGAAGTGCATCGTTTACCGCAGGTGGTCTCTCGACTGCAACAACCCGTTTATTTTCTGGCGGGACTGCAAGATGTAATTATGGAACCGCAATATGTTCGCCATTTAGCTAGTTTTCATTGGCTATTTCGTCAAGGGGATAACAATGTAATTGAAATCCCGAATTGTGGACATTTAGCAATGGTGGAACAAACTCATGCCGTAGTCGATCACATCAAAAGCATTCTGACTCAGTATTAGACCCTTTTCCCATACCTCCACTTGGGGTCAACAGGCTATCATAGATAGATTCACATTGCTTAATATTTCTTTACCAAATCCTGATGACTTCAAGCAGCATCGACAACTTCAAGCAATTTTTTAAGAAAACAATATTTTTTGACAATGAGCTAACCTCAGAACTGATCGCCATTTTGTTGGTGTACCTTGTTCAGGGAATTTTAGGACTCGCTCGTTTAGGGGTGAGTTTTTTCCTCAAGGATGAATTGGCGATGAGTCCGGCCGAGGTATCGGTTTTACTGGGAATTGTGGCTATTCCTTGGGTAGTAAAACCTTTATTCGGGTTCATTTCCGATGGCTTACCCATTTTTGGCTATCGTCGGCGTCCTTATTTAATCCTATCGGGACTATTGGGGACGTTATCCTGGGTGGCGCTAGGGACAATTGTTCACACTCCTTGGGCTGCTACGGCGGTAATTGCATTGAGTTCCCTTTCCGTTGCTGTGAGCGATGTGATTGTAGATTCTTTAGTTGTAGAACGGGCGCGTCATGAATCTATTAGTAATATTGGTTCACTACAATCAGTTTGTTGGGGAGCATCGGCTTTCGGGGGATTAATTACAGCCTATTTCAGTGGTTTTTTATTAGAAAAATTTTCCCCACAAACGATATTTTTAATTACAGCAACATTTCCCTTAATTGTATCCTTAGTGGGGGGATTAATTGCCGAAGAATTTCAGAATCAATACTCTAATTGGCAAACCGTCAAACAGCAAATTAAAAACCTCCGTCAAGCCATAACCCAAAAATCAATCTGGTTGCCTACAGCCTTTGTTTTTGTTTGGCAAGCCACACCAACGGCTGATGCTGCCTTTTTCTTTTTTACCACCAATGAATTAGGATTTCAACCGGAATTTTTAGGGCGAGTTCGTTTAGTAACGAGCATGGCATCCTTAATCGGAGTTTGGCTGTTTCAACGATTTTTTAAGTCTCTTCCATTTCGGACAATCTTTTTTTGGTCAACGATTATTTCAACGGTGTTGGGAATGACCATGTTGCTATTAGTAACCCACACTAACCGTACCCTCGGTATTGATGATCATTGGTTTAGTTTAGGGGATAGTTTGATTTTAGCAGTTATGGGGCAAATTGCCTATATGCCTGTGTTAGTTTTAGCCGCCCGTTTATGTCCGCCGGGGGTAGAAGCTACATTATTTGCCTTATTAATGTCAGTTTCTAATTTAGCGGGATTAATTTCTTATGAATTAGGGGCTTTACTAACCCATTGGTTTGGGATTACTGAAAAAAACTTTAATCAATTATGGTTACTGGTAATTGTCACGAATCTTAGCACTTTATTCCCACTGCCTTTAATTCATTGGTTACCCAATAGTAGTGCAGAAAGTGAACCCTAAAAATATCATGTTATTGGATTAACAGGTTATATTCAATCCTATGTATTCTGCTAAAAATTCACTTTTTGCTATCCTTGGGATCAAAGGGGTCAAAAAAGATTAGAACATTTACAGGAAAAATAGAACAAGCATATTGCTGATCCTTTCGGTGAAGAATAAATTAAAATTGATCTTTCACCCGGCAGTCAACAGATACGGGTCTTCTGTGTTAGGCTGATAAAAACGGAATCAGCAAACTCTTAAGCGAGGGAATCCGATGAAGTTTAGCATCGTCATTACAACCTATAACCGACTTGCTTTACTAAAACGGGCAATTGATTCTGCATTGAATCAAACCGTGTCCTGTGAAGTTGTGGTTGCTGACGATTGTTCTTCCGATGAAACAGAAGAGTATGTTCGCGCTTTATCTGCTTCCTTAGTTCAACAAGGAGATGATCGTTTAGTTTATTATCGAAATCAGTCTAACCAAGGTCATTCTATGACGATGAATGCCGGGGTTGCGGCTGCTTCAGGAGATTGGATTAAACCAGTCGATGATGATGATTATTTAGCGGTGAATTGCATTGAAGAAATGATCAAAGCAATCACAACTTATCAAACCAAAGTTAATCAAAATTCATCCTTACAGGCGGTGATTTGTTCCTGTCAATCGGCTCAAGTAGATCCTAATGGCTTAGAATTAAGTCGAACTCGCATCAGTGGCCCTGGCACAGTTTATTATATCCCCCAGGAAGATATTCACTATGGAATGTTATTAGAACAAGTGCCCTTTGGAACCCCCATTCAAGTTGCTTATCGTAGAGATGCGTTTCTCAATTCTGGGGGATGGGATTCGAGTTTAGATATTAATTGTGATGATATTGATTCTTGGATTAAAATTGCTCAATTTGGAGATGCAATTTTTATTAATCAATGTTTAGCTTATCGAACGATTTGGCCGGGAGCTTATAATCAAAAAATATCTCTGGAAAAACGACTAGATGCTAATATTTTAATTAAGGAAAAAATTTATCACCGGGTTCATCAAAAACATCATATCCGACTTCCTAACCTCGAACATATCCGTGATTATCTGAAATTGCATTGGAGTATTGTGGCTCTCAAAAAAGCTAAACTTCGGAATGCTTGTTATTTTTGCTCAACATCGGTGTTTTCTCTTCAAGGTTGGAAATTATTACTATCCTCTATTTTAAATCGAAAACAACCTGCTTCAAAATTAAAACAAATATTCAGGGAAAATAAAGAAGCAGAAGTTTTAGTCAAGAAAAATATTTTAATTGAATAATTCTATGAGACATATTTTTAAAATCGCTCAAACTTTAATAGTGACATACTATGCTTACATGGTAGAATATCGAGCCGAATTATTTTTGTGGGCTTTATCCGGTTCTTTACCATTTATTTTAATGGGAATTTGGATTAAAGCCTCCCAAACAGGTAATATTGAACTGAGTGATATTGAATTTGCTCGATATTTTTTGGCCGCATTTGTTGTTCGACAAGCTAATGTGGTTTGGGTGATTTGGGAATTTGAAAAAGAAGTTATTCAAGGAAAACTTTCCCCGCGATTATTACAACCTATTGATCCAGTTTGGCATCATTTTCTCAGCCATATTGCCGAACGATTTGCCCGTCTTCCCTTTATTATAGGGCTAATTATTTTATTTTTTTCCCTCTATCCTCAATCATTTTGGATACCCAGTTTAGGACAATTTTTATTGTTTTTGTTAACATTAATTCTAGCTTTTATGCTGCGATTTATTATTCAATATACCTTTGCTCTATTTTCCTTCTGGACAGAACGAGCCAGTGCCATTGAACAAATTTGGTATTTACCCTATCTATTTTTATCAGGAATTATTGCACCGTTAGACGTGTTTCCTCCCTTGATTCGGGAAATAACATTATGGACACCCTTTCCCTACCTGGTTTATTTTCCCGCTTCTATTATTGTAGGATTTCCCATTGATATATTTCGCAGTCTATTAACAATGTTCTTTTGGGGAACTATATTTTTTATTGCTAACCGTTGGTTATGGAAACAAGGATTAAAACAATATTCAGGAATGGGAGCCTAGTAGTGAGTCCTTCAGGACTCTCTTAGCCCTAAAGGGCTTACTACAATTTAATTGTTCTTGTATTAAGATCAATAAAGCTATTTTCAATCAATTATTAGGAACATACCAACGATGAGACTCCTTCACACAATGTTACGAGTAGGAAACCTAGACCGATCTCTAAAATTTTACTGCGATATTTTAGGAATGAAACTGCTGCGTCAAAAAGACTATCCAGGGGGTGAATTTACCTTAGCATTTGTGGGGTATGGCGATGAATCCGATCATAGCGTCATTGAGTTAACCTATAACTGGGGTGTCGAACACTATGAAATCGGTACAGGTTATGGTCATATTGCCCTTGGTGTCGATGATATTTACCAGACTTGTGAACAAATTAGAGCCGCAGGTGGTAAAATTACCCGTGAACCTGGCCCCATGAAACACGGAAGCACTGTGATTGCATTTGTTGAAGATCCAGATAGTTATAAAATTGAGTTAATTCAGTTAGGAACTCAAGGATCAAATTCGGACAAAGAAACACCTGTTACTGCGTCTACAGCATCTTCATAAAACCCCATCCTATCCCTCCCCTTCATCATAGGAGGGGAAATCAATAAGATATACTGGTTTTGATCAAATTAAACTTCTCCAGCCTTGAACCCATTAGTCCGAAAACCTTTAGAAGAAATCCTATTATGAAGCCCAAAATTGCGATCGCTTGTCAGGGAGGAGGAAGCCAAACCGCTTTCACGGCGGGTGTCTTTAAAGCTTTATTTGAAAACAAGATTCAGGATTATTTTAATATTGTCAGCTTAAGTGGAACCTCTGGAGGTGCCATCTGTGCATTCCTGATCTGGTATGCCCTGAAAAAAGGGGATG
Protein-coding sequences here:
- a CDS encoding NYN domain-containing protein, whose translation is MSSSLAKAVLFVDGYNIIGIWPLLRQKRDGDGMEEARRHLIETLVDYSAFEGLDARIVFDAHYQNTPSFSETITRNVSIHYTGFGQTADTYIEKLCASLGRQLRLSRRRLIVATSDRAQQLTVTGYGAECLSAEQLAEVVEATTRCRQRRHQPRKQSSSRFLASSLDAESQNRLARLRMGLK
- a CDS encoding alpha/beta fold hydrolase, with the translated sequence MATIDIQGVKHTYELTSPTSSGDVLVFIHGWLLSRHYWQPVIDLLSPQYQCLSYDLRGFGDSQMLAGHPLRLAVYTPISYAEDLAILLDTLNLNHAWLVGHSLGGTIALLGADKLPKEVKGVICVNAGGGIYLKEEFEKFRSVGEKIVKFRPRWLCYLPLLDLIFTRAQVACPIQQRWGRQRLIDFVIAHPEAALGALLDSTTEAEVHRLPQVVSRLQQPVYFLAGLQDVIMEPQYVRHLASFHWLFRQGDNNVIEIPNCGHLAMVEQTHAVVDHIKSILTQY
- a CDS encoding folate/biopterin family MFS transporter: MLMTSSSIDNFKQFFKKTIFFDNELTSELIAILLVYLVQGILGLARLGVSFFLKDELAMSPAEVSVLLGIVAIPWVVKPLFGFISDGLPIFGYRRRPYLILSGLLGTLSWVALGTIVHTPWAATAVIALSSLSVAVSDVIVDSLVVERARHESISNIGSLQSVCWGASAFGGLITAYFSGFLLEKFSPQTIFLITATFPLIVSLVGGLIAEEFQNQYSNWQTVKQQIKNLRQAITQKSIWLPTAFVFVWQATPTADAAFFFFTTNELGFQPEFLGRVRLVTSMASLIGVWLFQRFFKSLPFRTIFFWSTIISTVLGMTMLLLVTHTNRTLGIDDHWFSLGDSLILAVMGQIAYMPVLVLAARLCPPGVEATLFALLMSVSNLAGLISYELGALLTHWFGITEKNFNQLWLLVIVTNLSTLFPLPLIHWLPNSSAESEP
- a CDS encoding glycosyltransferase family 2 protein, with the translated sequence MKFSIVITTYNRLALLKRAIDSALNQTVSCEVVVADDCSSDETEEYVRALSASLVQQGDDRLVYYRNQSNQGHSMTMNAGVAAASGDWIKPVDDDDYLAVNCIEEMIKAITTYQTKVNQNSSLQAVICSCQSAQVDPNGLELSRTRISGPGTVYYIPQEDIHYGMLLEQVPFGTPIQVAYRRDAFLNSGGWDSSLDINCDDIDSWIKIAQFGDAIFINQCLAYRTIWPGAYNQKISLEKRLDANILIKEKIYHRVHQKHHIRLPNLEHIRDYLKLHWSIVALKKAKLRNACYFCSTSVFSLQGWKLLLSSILNRKQPASKLKQIFRENKEAEVLVKKNILIE
- a CDS encoding ABC transporter permease, whose protein sequence is MRHIFKIAQTLIVTYYAYMVEYRAELFLWALSGSLPFILMGIWIKASQTGNIELSDIEFARYFLAAFVVRQANVVWVIWEFEKEVIQGKLSPRLLQPIDPVWHHFLSHIAERFARLPFIIGLIILFFSLYPQSFWIPSLGQFLLFLLTLILAFMLRFIIQYTFALFSFWTERASAIEQIWYLPYLFLSGIIAPLDVFPPLIREITLWTPFPYLVYFPASIIVGFPIDIFRSLLTMFFWGTIFFIANRWLWKQGLKQYSGMGA
- the gloA gene encoding lactoylglutathione lyase, which produces MRLLHTMLRVGNLDRSLKFYCDILGMKLLRQKDYPGGEFTLAFVGYGDESDHSVIELTYNWGVEHYEIGTGYGHIALGVDDIYQTCEQIRAAGGKITREPGPMKHGSTVIAFVEDPDSYKIELIQLGTQGSNSDKETPVTASTASS